The Helicobacteraceae bacterium genome contains the following window.
ATTGTCAAATGATTTCCGCTAAAAGATACTTTGAGGGCAAAAGCGATTTGCGAGCCGATCAGACGACCTTGAAGGGCGAGCGAGAAAAAAAAACGAGCGGCTATTACGAATTGCCCGATACGCAGAGCGCCCTCTTAGGCGATCTTGAAATCTTCGCAAAAAGAACGGCGGGCTTTGATTCGATAATAGTCGTTGGCATAGGCGGATCGTCGCTGGGCGTAAAAGCCGCCGATCGTTTCTTGCGCCACTTACCTCAACGTAACAACAAAAAAATACTATTTCTGGAAAACGGCGATCCTATAGAGTTATCCGTTGCGCTAGAGTCGATCAACCTGCACAGATCGTTTATCCTAATCGTTTCTAAAAGCGGCGGCACAATCGAAACAATCTCTATTTTTAAGCTACTGCTATCCAAACTAGGCAAGAGCGAAACGGACGGCTCTTGCGCCGAGCAGTTCGCCTTTATCACCGACGAGGGTTCGCCGCTAGACAAGCTCGCCCAAAACAACGCGATCAGCCGTTTTCATCTGCCCAAAAACGTCGGCGGGCGTTTCTCGGTTTTAAGCGCCGTCGGGCTTGCGCCGCTTAAGACGCTAGGTTACGACGTGGAGCGACTTCTGGAAGGCGCGAAAGCTACGCGCGACGATTTTTTCAAGGACGATCCTTTGGGTTTAAGCGTCAAATCTTCGTTTATCGTGGAAAACGGCGCGCGAATAAACGCGATTTTCGCCTATTCAAACAGCTTTGAAGAGTTTGTCAAATGGTATGTCCAACTCTGGGGCGAGAGCTTAGGCAAGCTGGACAAAAATAAAAAGCGCGTAGGTTTTACGCCTGTCGGCTTGATCGGCTCGGTGGATCAACATTCGTTTTTGCAACTGATTATGGAGGGTCCGCTGGATAAAACCGTAACCTTTATTAAAGTTCGCGATTTTAGGCGTAGCGTCGCAGTGCCGCCGATTAGCCTCGCGGGATTAGAGAAAAACGATTTCGCTAACAACCAAACCTTTGAAAACCTGATCAACGCGCAAGCGGACGCGACGCTAGAGGCGCTAAACAGCGTAGGCGTTCCGACCGACGAGCTGGTAGTCGATCGTCTCGACGAGTATTACTTGGGCGCGCTATTTATGTATTACGAGCTTTTAACCTCTTTGGTTGGCGCGAAACTTGGCGTCAATACCTACGATCAGCCGGGCGTGGAGCTTGGCAAACAGATTCTTGAGAAAAAATTTAAATAGGATATTACAATGAGCGCGATTGCGGTTATGACAAGCGGCGGAGACAGCGCCGGAATGAATCCGGGCATCAAGCAGTTTGTCGAGCATAGTTTAGAAAGAGGACTGAAACCATATTTGATTTACGACGGGCTAGAGGGCATGATCGACAACAGGATCAAGCCCGCCGCGCATAGAGACGTTTCGGGCATTATCTATAAGGGCGGCACGATCATACGATCGTCGCGCTCTAAGCGGTTTTTTGAAAAACAGTGGCGCCAACGCGCCTATGATAATCTGCGCGCGCACGATATAAATAAACTCGTCGTTTTTGGCGGCGACGGCTCTTTTCGCGCGCTCGACGTTTTTTACCGCGACTTTGGCGTGCCGTTTATCGGCATACCGGCGACGATCGACAACGATATTTTTGGCACCGATTACTGCCTTGGCGCGGATACGGCGTTAAATATTATCCGTCAAGCGATCGACGACGTGCGCGACACGGCGAGCAGTTTTAAGCGCGCCTTCGTAATCGAAACAATGGGGCGCGACTGCGGCTATCTCGCTCTCGTTAGCGCGCTTACTAGCGGCGCGGAGATCTGCCTTATCCCCGAACTCTCCTACGATCTGGAAAGTCTCGGTCGGCGCTTTAAGCGCGAGGTGCAAGCCGGTCGCACCTATATTATCGCGATCGTAGCCGAAGGGGTAAAATTCGCCGCGCAGCTAACCGAATGGCTAGAAGACGAGATCGGAATGGAGTCGCGGCTGACGACGCTGGGGCATATTCAGCGCGGCGGCAGTCCGACGGTTCATGATCGGTTGATGGGCTTTGAGTTTGCCACGCTTGCGATCGACGGCTTGCTTGAAGGGCGAAGCGGCGAGGTAGTCTGCTACAAAGCGTCCAAAATGGTCTATAAATCCATCGGCGAAATCGCTGGCGGAGAATACAAGATCAATCCGCTCCATTTGGAAGCCGGTAAAAAACTGACGAAATGATCGACTGGCTTAATACGAGCGCGGCGATCTGGCGCGGCGACGGTTTTAAGGCGGTTAAACGTCTTGATCCGATCGCTCTTGGCGATCTACTGGGAATAGATCGCCAAAAGGAGCTACTGCTTGCCAACACGCGCCAATTTCTAAGCGCCAATCCATGCAACCACGCGCTATTGTGGGGACAGCGCGGCTGCGGCAAATCTAGCCTAATCAAAGCGGTTTTCAACGAGCTAAAAAGCGAGGGGTTGCGCCTAATCGAGGTTGATCGCGACGAGCTTGCGAATTTGCCGTTAATCGCCGATTTGGTAGATAACGAGCCGTTCAGGTTTATCCTCTTTTGCGACGATCTGAGTTTTGAAAACGACGAGCGCGGTTATAAGGGGCTAAAGCGGATTTTGGAAGGCTCTATCGAGCTGCCGCCGGATAATATCAAGATTTACGCCACCAGCAACCGCCGCCATCTGGTAAGCGAGAGCCTAAGCGATAACGACGGGGCGATCGTAGCGGGAACAAGGGGCGAGCTACACTACGCCGACGTTGTGGAAGAAAAACTTTCTCTATCCGATCGCTTCGGCTTGACGCTCTCGTTTTACGCGGGCGGCGAAGAGGAGTATTTGGCGCTGATCGACGCGTATTTTAGAGATTACGGGGGCGATCGCGCAAAGCTGATGTCGGAGGCAAAGCGTTTCGCGCAACTTCGCGCCGGCAGAAGCCCCCGCGTCGCGAAGCAGTTTATAGGCTACTACGAAACCGCCCTAAAACGCTAATTTCCCGCGCGAAACCAAGCGCGTTTATCCCAAAACGCCCGCGCGATCCTTTACCAACAAAGAACGCGGAATCCTACGAATGGCGATCGCCGGCGTTAGGCGAACTTTTGTCTCTCGCAAAGAATACGGATCGCGGTTAGCGCGTTTCGTTGCGCGAAATAACAATCCGCGCGTCATTTTATGGGACTTGGGCTCGATCTAATCCGTTAAAAAACAATGTCGATCAGCTGACTTTCGTTTTACGGATCGATATTTTCGCGCCCTCTTTGTCACCCGCGCGGAGCGATAGAAACGCGATCGCTTCATAGTCGCGAAAGAATGCGGGTATCCACTCCCCCTCGATCGCGCGAAGTATCGCAATTAACCCTCCTCCCTCCATCATTCCCGCGAAGGCGGGAATCCATCCCCTCTCTCCTTCATTCTAGCGAAGCGCCCGCTTTGGTAGGAGCGCAAGGCGCGTAGGATTGCGGGAATATATCTCTCTCTCTCGCCTTCGGCGTATCTGGATACCCGCTTTCCTACGCGATTACTGGATCGCTTAAAGCGCCAACTTCTACAAAAATATTGCGATTGGCGGTATCGCCTAAATCAAGCCGATCGTTGTTAGGTTCCGTAGCATAAACCTCGCCGTTTTTTGATAGCGCGAGGGAGTGATTGTCGCCGGTAATTCAGCGATAATGTTTTTGCCGCTTAAACTTGTAACTTCGGTAAAGGTTTTGCGGTTGGTTCCATAACCGCTATCGCCTAAACCAAGCTGACCATTGTTGTTGCGTCCCGCAGCATAAACCTTGTCGTCTTTTGATAGCGCAAGGAAGCGCTTGGAGCCGGCGGATATAGCGATAATTTCGGATTTAGTTTCGCCTTTGGCGCTGCTTTCGTTTTCCGAACCTTCGCTGTAGCCGCTTGAAGCAAACGAAATAAACGCGATCGTTAATAGTTTAATAGAAATAGAAAACAGTTTTTCAATCGGCGCTAAAACCGCCCGTTTAGTCAAAAGCGATTGTCCGCTATCATTTTTGTTAGCGGTTGGCGATAACAATCCGCGATCGCCAATTGATTTAGATCGCGTTAAACCGATCTTTCGCAAAAAAGACGATAACACGAAAACTCCTTCTATAACTAAAGATAAGGCTCTCGATAATGGCTATCTCTGACTTAAAGCGTTTAACAAAACCAAATTAGCGACTGCTTTTTGTCGGATTGGCGTTTCGCGTGAATTACAGAGAAGCGGAAACGACAATTCGCGCGATCAAGCGCGATAAAACGGCGAACCAACCACTGCCAACGTTTTAATGCGCGTTATACCGCGTATTTCTCGTCATACCCGCACGAAGCAAGCGCAAGCGCTTAGTAATCGAAGGCGTGTATCCAGAAACGCAGAAGAATAGAGAGAGATGGATTCCCGCTTGCGCGGGAATGACGGAAGCGCGGTTTCCGCTTTTCGGCGCGTTCTTGGTTTGTTATCGGCGCGCGGCGACGCTAAAGGACGCGCCTTTTTATTATCGCGGTTAATCGCGCAAGAGCTTCATATATGGCGACAATGCGCAACTATCCAACTCGCGCGCTTTTTAGATCGCCTAATATCTCGTAAGCAAGTTTGCGATTGCGGGGTTTGGATTGGCTATGCGGCGGCGTAGATACGGCGCTAGGGCGTTCTAGGCGGCGTTGAACGTAAGGATAAACGACGCGCCTTCGCCCTCTTTGCTTTTTAGCCTGATTTCGCCGTTATGAACCATAACGATATGTTTGACTATGGCAAGTCCAAGCCCCGTGCCGCCGGTTTTTTTGGATCGGGATTTATCCACGCGGTAGAAGCGCTCGAAAACGCGGCTTTGCGCCTCTTTGGGAATGCCTATGCCATTGTCGGCGATCGTTACAAAAATCTTGCCGTCGTTTTGCGTTATTTCAATCTCAATTAAGCCGTTTGGTTTGTTATATTTAACGGCGTTGTCGATCAGGTTGTAGAACGTTTCAAAGATCATCGATCGCGCGCCGAGAATAACGCCGCCGCCTTTTAGCGTTACGCGCACTCCGCGCTCAAGCGACTTTAGCGCCAGCGCGTTTATCGCGTCGCTCGCAATCGCGTTTAGCTCGATCGGCGCGAACGACTCGGAGCGCTCGCCCTCGTCAAGCTCCGAAATTTTAATAATATCCTCGATCAGCGCGATCAGCCGCGCCGCCTCGTCTTTGATCTTTGCGTAAATCTCTCGTTTATCGCCCTTTTTTACCATATCGCCGCTAAGCATCTCCGCGTAGCCGTAAATGCTGGTCAGCGGCGTTTTCAGTTCGTGAGAGACGTTAGCGGAAAACTCGCGGCGCATCTCCACAAGTTTTGTCTTTTCAGCCAACTCCGTCTCGATCTGCTCGCGTTGCGCGGCGATGGTTTTGGCAAACGGCTCGAACTCTTTGTAGGGCGCCTCGAATTTGGCGTTTATATCCGCTTTGTTAATTGGGTCGATTATCTTTTGCGTAAGCCTGCTAGCCATCGCGAAGGAGAGGACGATCATAACCGCCACCACGCCTATTATCGTTGGTATGGCGCTCGCAAACGCGCCAAAAACGCTGGAGGTCGTTATAGCCGCCCGCAGTATCGCGCCGTCGCTTAGTCTGATCGCGTAGTAGTAGGTCTCCTCTTTGATCGTATCGGAAAATCGTTTGGATTCGCCCGCGCCGTTTTTAAGCGCGGCGATAACCTCCTCGCGATCGGCGTGATTTGCGAGATCGACGGCGCTTACGAAGGCGTCGAACGCGACCGTTCCGTTTTGCTCTATTAAGCTAATTCGGACGCGATCTTTGCCAACCAAGATCGCCTTTTGCGCCGCCGTTTTGGAGTTAGCGCCCACAAACGGCGCCAAGCGCTCTTTAAGCGTCGCGCGCGCCTCGTTCGCGACATGCGCGTAAAACGCGAGGCAAAGCGCCAACGCGCTCAATGTCAGCGTAACGGCGACCAACGCCGTCATATAGACGTATATCTGTCTTCTCAATAGTTAGTCTTTGGCGTCTTTGCGACGCGATAGCCTCAAAATTATACGCTAATCTTTGATCGTATAGCCTACGTTTCGGACGGTTTTTATCAGATCGCCCGCGCCCGCGAGCTTATGGCGCAACGATTTAATATGCATATCCACCGTGCGGCTTTCGCCTAGATAATCAAACCCCCACACCTGTTCAAGCAGCATATTTCGCGTGAGGACGACGCCTTTGGCGCTCATCATATATTTAAGCAGCTCAAACTCCTTGTAGGTTAGCGCGATCTCTTTTTGATTGACGAACACCGCGCGGCGATCCGCGCGCAAGGTAATCGCGCCGATTACGACCTCGTCCGCTTTTTCCTCGCCGCATCTTCGTAAAACCGCTTTGATTCGCGCGATCACCTCCAAAACCGAAAACGGCTTTGCCACATAGTCGTCCGCGCCTAGATCAAGCCCTTTGATCCTGTCCATCTCCGAGCCTCTAGCGGTGAGCATAATAACGGGCGTGGTTTTGGTCTGTTCGTTAAGTTTTAGTTTTTTCAAAATAGAAATGCCGTCCTCGTCGGGCAGCATAATATCCAGCAAAATCAACGATGGCGTTTGCGTTTCCAGCGCCCTGCGAAAGGCGATCGCGTCGGCGAAGCCTTCGGCTTTGAAACCTGCGGAGTTCAGCGCGTATAACGCCATTTCGCGGATATTGTCGTCGTCCTCCACCATAAAAACGCTTCGCGTTTTTTTGCTCACGCCTAAAAAACCCGCCTGTTTTTATGCGTTCCGTCGATCGAAAATATAACCCACTCGGCTATATTTACGGCGTGATCGCCGATACGCTCGTAATATTTAGCGATCTGTAACAAATCTATAATCTCCTCTCCCCGATCGGGGTCCTTATGCACAAGAGCGATTGTATCCTTTTTTGCCGTTAAGTATAGGTTATCCACTATATCGTCGTTCGCTATCACCGCCTGCGCCAGCGCCATATCTTTTTTTACATACGCTTTAACGCTGTTCGTTACCATCATAATCGTGTTATCAGCCATCTGAGATACCAGCGCGAGGTTTTTGGAGCGCTCCCGATCGGAGAGATAGACGCTTAGCTCGGCTATATCCGCCGCCTGATCGGCTATGCGCTCCATATCGGTGATCATCTTGAGCGCGGCGGAGACCTGCCGCAGATCGCCCGCCACAGGTTGCTGTTTTAGCAGCAGTTTCAGGCAGAGGCTTTCGATCTCGCGCTCTTTGTCGTCGATCGCGTCGTCGCCCTCGATCACGGCTCGCGCCGCTTCCAGATCGCGCGTTTGGAGCGCTTTTGTCGCTTTGGTTATAGCGCGCTCTATCAGCGCGCCCATCTCGATCATGCTTACGTTTAGCCGCGATAGTTGTTCGTCGAAGTTCTTGCGCATCATCCAAATCTCCCCGTAATGTAATCTTCCGTGCGCTTATCCTTAGGCGTGGCGAAGATCGTTTCGGTTTTATCGTATTCAATCGCCTCGCCCAAAAGAAAAAACGCCGTTTTGTCGCTTATTCTCGCCGCCTGTTGCATATTGTGCGTTACGATCGCGATCGTATATTTTTCGCATAGCTGGATCAGCAAATCCTCGATTTTGCCCGTGGAGATCGGATCGAGCGCGCTTGTCGGCTCGTCGAGTAGCAGCGCCTCTGGCTGAACGGCTAGAGCGCGCGCTATGCAAAGACGCTGCTGCTGACCGCCCGATAGTCCTAGCGCGGGCTTTTTGAGGCGATCTTTCGCCTCCTCCCACATCGCGGCGTTTCGTAGCGAAGTCTCCACGATCTCGTCTAACGCGCGGCGCGATCTAACGCCGTGCGTGCGCGCTCCAAAAGCGATATTGTCATAAACGCTCATAGGGAACGGATTTGGTTTTTGGAAAACCATTCCGACCCGTTTTCGCAGCAGATTTACGTCCATATTGTCGTATATGTTCTCTCCGAATAGCTTCGTCTCGCCCGTTATAACGCACCCGTCGATCAGATCGTTCATACGATTGAGCGTCCTTAGCAACGTCGATTTTCCGCAACCGGAGGGTCCGATAAACGCCGTTATCTCGTTCTTTTCTATCGTCATATTCACCGATTTGAGCGCGTGAAAATCGCCGTAGTAAAGATTCACGTCGTTGATTTCAAAACAGTCGTTCATGCTCATGCCGCGCCGCCTCCCGCCTTTTTTGCTATATACGCCGAAATCGCGTTGATTACGATTACAATCGCAAGCAACGCCGCCGCGGTGGCGTAACCCTCGTCGATATGCAGCCCCTCGCTAGAGAGCGCGTACATATGCACCGAAAGCGTCCGCGCCGATTCCATCGGGCTTGCGGGTATCTGCGCCACCGTCCCCGCCGTATAGACTAGCGC
Protein-coding sequences here:
- the pstB gene encoding phosphate ABC transporter ATP-binding protein PstB, which gives rise to MNDCFEINDVNLYYGDFHALKSVNMTIEKNEITAFIGPSGCGKSTLLRTLNRMNDLIDGCVITGETKLFGENIYDNMDVNLLRKRVGMVFQKPNPFPMSVYDNIAFGARTHGVRSRRALDEIVETSLRNAAMWEEAKDRLKKPALGLSGGQQQRLCIARALAVQPEALLLDEPTSALDPISTGKIEDLLIQLCEKYTIAIVTHNMQQAARISDKTAFFLLGEAIEYDKTETIFATPKDKRTEDYITGRFG
- the phoU gene encoding phosphate signaling complex protein PhoU produces the protein MMRKNFDEQLSRLNVSMIEMGALIERAITKATKALQTRDLEAARAVIEGDDAIDDKEREIESLCLKLLLKQQPVAGDLRQVSAALKMITDMERIADQAADIAELSVYLSDRERSKNLALVSQMADNTIMMVTNSVKAYVKKDMALAQAVIANDDIVDNLYLTAKKDTIALVHKDPDRGEEIIDLLQIAKYYERIGDHAVNIAEWVIFSIDGTHKNRRVF
- a CDS encoding response regulator transcription factor, with the translated sequence MSKKTRSVFMVEDDDNIREMALYALNSAGFKAEGFADAIAFRRALETQTPSLILLDIMLPDEDGISILKKLKLNEQTKTTPVIMLTARGSEMDRIKGLDLGADDYVAKPFSVLEVIARIKAVLRRCGEEKADEVVIGAITLRADRRAVFVNQKEIALTYKEFELLKYMMSAKGVVLTRNMLLEQVWGFDYLGESRTVDMHIKSLRHKLAGAGDLIKTVRNVGYTIKD
- a CDS encoding glucose-6-phosphate isomerase, which translates into the protein MISAKRYFEGKSDLRADQTTLKGEREKKTSGYYELPDTQSALLGDLEIFAKRTAGFDSIIVVGIGGSSLGVKAADRFLRHLPQRNNKKILFLENGDPIELSVALESINLHRSFILIVSKSGGTIETISIFKLLLSKLGKSETDGSCAEQFAFITDEGSPLDKLAQNNAISRFHLPKNVGGRFSVLSAVGLAPLKTLGYDVERLLEGAKATRDDFFKDDPLGLSVKSSFIVENGARINAIFAYSNSFEEFVKWYVQLWGESLGKLDKNKKRVGFTPVGLIGSVDQHSFLQLIMEGPLDKTVTFIKVRDFRRSVAVPPISLAGLEKNDFANNQTFENLINAQADATLEALNSVGVPTDELVVDRLDEYYLGALFMYYELLTSLVGAKLGVNTYDQPGVELGKQILEKKFK
- a CDS encoding 6-phosphofructokinase; translated protein: MSAIAVMTSGGDSAGMNPGIKQFVEHSLERGLKPYLIYDGLEGMIDNRIKPAAHRDVSGIIYKGGTIIRSSRSKRFFEKQWRQRAYDNLRAHDINKLVVFGGDGSFRALDVFYRDFGVPFIGIPATIDNDIFGTDYCLGADTALNIIRQAIDDVRDTASSFKRAFVIETMGRDCGYLALVSALTSGAEICLIPELSYDLESLGRRFKREVQAGRTYIIAIVAEGVKFAAQLTEWLEDEIGMESRLTTLGHIQRGGSPTVHDRLMGFEFATLAIDGLLEGRSGEVVCYKASKMVYKSIGEIAGGEYKINPLHLEAGKKLTK
- a CDS encoding ATP-binding protein, coding for MIDWLNTSAAIWRGDGFKAVKRLDPIALGDLLGIDRQKELLLANTRQFLSANPCNHALLWGQRGCGKSSLIKAVFNELKSEGLRLIEVDRDELANLPLIADLVDNEPFRFILFCDDLSFENDERGYKGLKRILEGSIELPPDNIKIYATSNRRHLVSESLSDNDGAIVAGTRGELHYADVVEEKLSLSDRFGLTLSFYAGGEEEYLALIDAYFRDYGGDRAKLMSEAKRFAQLRAGRSPRVAKQFIGYYETALKR